From Chaetodon auriga isolate fChaAug3 chromosome 10, fChaAug3.hap1, whole genome shotgun sequence, a single genomic window includes:
- the map3k12 gene encoding mitogen-activated protein kinase kinase kinase 12, whose translation MSGTCIHEPRAPSPSLSGFSTPISEPPYRRLDGDTPACTPETDLTPTQCVLRNVLSIDTGGQVAPGGSSPTPSDGPSAHFDNSVLKLHEHEACQCGGGAEAGHSPEAGAVRSQSENIRLQSGSGGFLEGLFGCLKPVWTMIGKAYSTEHKHSHEESWEVPFEEISDLQWVGSGAQGAVFLGKFHGEDVAVKKVRDIKETEIKHLRKLKHPNIITFKGVCTQAPCYCILMEYCAQGQLYEVLRAGRKITPSLLVDWSMGIAGGMNYLHLHKIIHRDLKSPNMLITHDDLVKISDFGTSKELSDKSTKMSFAGTVAWMAPEVIRNEPVSEKVDIWSFGVVLWEMLTGEIPYKDVDSSAIIWGVGNNSLQLPVPESCPDGFKILLRQCWNCKPRNRPSFRQILLHLDIASADVLSTPQETYFKSQAEWREEVKQHFEKIKSEGTCLHRLDEELINRRREELRHALDIREHYERKLERANNLYMELSAVMLQLELKEKELQRREQSLDKKYPGLFKHHSSRQSSSSNSMDKLIKKRNVPQKLPSGKRPDILKSEVIIPKMDSSVMQVTIPACPNRSSTSPNRSRRVKTRHRKPGKGSSGDLAGLKANQSSPHRDTTAQANSSTTNTSKQLLEPSAALRGLSHEQQQRQLSSSSPDLICTTLEAEGQGKGESSVGGLERGGSLSASAGLGGSEVGAGGLDDLTETPPRSDTPSEDAASFPFSSSPDSPCGRGAAAGRGSLGSPRLPLDGEDKEDGAGAVRLPRGASGGIGSQHLTPSAILYRAAITRKQRRGVSSEEEEGEVDSEVELPRRRRPTSITKCQSVSTFSSENLSVSDGEEGHTTDHSHSGTPDVVSTNTDDRLDDRSDDLLSQGSEIPADNTDPAQASDGLSERDGALGQTKAQLDGGQNPNESRALCDDSDCDSAELDQSGSGEPSRPPSAGAWVSPSQPYQGSPQVPHTGPP comes from the exons ATGAGTGGGACCTGTATCCATGAGCCCCGTGCCCCTTCCCCCTCCCTGTCAGGCTTCAGTACCCCCATCTCAGAACCCCCCTATCGAAGACTCGATGGAGACACCCCTGCCTGCACCCCCGAAACGGACCTGACCCCCACACAGTGTGTCCTCCGTAACGTGCTGTCCATCGACACGGGTGGACAGGTGGCGCCGGGCGGCAGTAGCCCTACTCCCAGTGATGGACCCTCAGCCCACTTTGACAACAGCGTGCTAAAACTACATGAACATGAGGCCTGCCAGTGTGGCGGCGGGGCCGAGGCCGGCCACAGTCCAGAGGCTGGCGCTGTTCGGAGCCAGTCAGAGAACATTCGGCTACAATCAGGAAGTGGAGGTTTTTTGGAGGGACTGTTTGGCTGCCTAAAACCAGTCTGGACCATGATTGGAAAGGCCTACtccactgaacacaaacataGCCATGAAG AGTCCTGGGAGGTTCCTTTTGAGGAAATCTCCGACCTGCAGTGGGTGGGCAGCGGGGCACAGGGGGCCGTCTTCCTCGGCAAGTTCCACGGAGAAGACGTGGCTGTAAAGAAAGTGCGGGACATCAAAGAGACTGAGATCAAACACCTCCGCAAACTCAAGCACCCCAACATCATCACTTTCAA GGGCGTGTGCACCCAGGCTCCTTGTTACTGTATCTTGATGGAATACTGCGCTCAAGGCCAACTGTATGAGGTGCTGAGGGCGGGCCGTAAAatcaccccctccctcctggTTGACTGGTCCATGGGCATTGCAGGTGGCATGAActacctccacctccacaaaATCATCCATCGAGACCTCAAGTCCCCCAA CATGCTGATTACACATGATGACCTGGTAAAGATCTCTGACTTTGGCACCTCTAAGGAGCTCAGTGACAAGAGCACCAAGATGTCGTTTGCTGGCACCGTAGCTTGGATGGCTCCTGAAGTGATTCGGAATGAGCCAGTGTCAGAAAAGGTGGACATCTG GTCTTTTGGAGTGGTGCTGTGGGAGATGCTGACCGGAGAGATTCCTTATAAAGATGTGGACTCATCTGCCATCATCTGGGGTGTGGGTAACAACAGCCTTCAGCTGCCCGTACCCGAGAGCTGCCCTGATGGCTTCAAGATCCTCCTCAGACAGTGCTG GAACTGTAAACCCAGGAACAGGCCCTCCTTCCGTCAGATCCTTCTTCATCTGGATATAGCGTCAGCTGATGTCCTGTCCACTCCACAAGAGACGTACTTCAAGTCTCAG GCTGAATGGCGAGAAGAGGTGAAACAGCACTTTGAGAAGATTAAATCTGAGGGTACTTGTCTCCACCGGCTCGATGAGGAACTGATCAACAGACGCAGAGAAGAGCTCAG GCATGCTTTGGACATTCGCGAGCACTATGAGAGGAAACTGGAGAGGGCTAACAACCTTTACATGGAGCTCAGCGCTGtcatgctgcagctggagctcaaagagaaagagctgcagag GAGAGAGCAGTCTCTGGATAAGAAATATCCAGGTTTGTTTAAGCACCACAGCTCCAgacagagcagctcctccaaCTCCATGGACAAACTCATCAAGAAGAGAAATGTCCCACAGAAACTGCCCTCAGGAAAGAG GCCAGACATCCTCAAGTCTGAGGTAATCATTCCCAAAATGGATTCCTCCGTGATGCAAGTCACTATCCCAGCCTGCCCCAACAGAAGCTCTACTTCTCCCAACCGGTCCCGGAGGGTAAAGACCCGCCATCGCAAGCCCGGTAAGGGCAGCAGTGGCGACCTGGCTGGACTTAAGGCGAATCAGTCGTCCCCTCATAGGGACACAACTGCCCAAGCTAACAGTTCTACCACTAACACCTCCAAACAGCTCCTGGAGCCCTCGGCAGCCCTGCGGGGCCTCAGTcacgagcagcagcagaggcagctaTCCTCCTCCAGCCCTGACCTCATCTGCACCACACTCGAGGCAGAGGGCCAGGGAAAAGGGGAGTCCTCTGTGGGTGGGCTCGAGAGGGGGGGCAGCCTCAGTGCCTCTGCAGGGTTAGGGGGATCGGAGGTGGGTGCAGGGGGTCTAGATGATCTCACGGAAACTCCTCCACGCAGCGACACGCCGAGCGAGGATGCTGCATCATTCCCGTTCTCCAGCAGCCCAGATTCACCATGTGGCAGGGGGGCAGCAGCAGGGCGGGGGTCTCTGGGATCTCCACGTCTGCCTCTAGATGGAGAGGATAAagaggatggagctggagctgtcaGGTTGCCGCGGGGGGCATCAGGGGGAATTGGGAGTCAGCACCTCACTCCTTCAGCCATTCTGTACAGGGCAGCTATCACACGCAAACAG AGGCGTGGAGTGTCatcagaagaggaggagggtgaagtTGACAGTGAGGTTGAGTTACCACGGAGACG ACGTCCGACCAGCATCACCAAGTGCCAGTCGGTGTCCACCTTCAGCTCAGAGAACCTGTCGGTGTCGGACGGCGAGGAGGGCCACACCACCGACCACTCTCACAGCGGCACCCCCGACGTGGTCAGCACGAACACTGACGACAGGCTGGACGACCGCAGCGACGACCTCCTCTCTCAGGGGTCAGAGATCCCAGCGGACAACACTGATCCCGCGCAGGCTTCTGATGGCCTGTCGGAGAGAGACGGAGCTCTGGGCCAGACCAAAGCTCAGCTGGACGGCGGGCAGAATCCAAATGAG AGTCGGGCCCTGTGTGATGACTCTGACTGTGACAGCGCTGAGCTGGATCAGTCAGGCAGTGGAGAACCCAGCCGTCCTCCCAGTGCTGGAGCATGGGTGTCGCCGTCTCAGCCCTATCAGGGGTCGCCCCAGGTGCCCCATACAGGACCTCCATAG
- the LOC143326550 gene encoding poly(rC)-binding protein 2-like isoform X2 codes for MDSSLVEGGLNVTLTIRLLMHGKEVGSIIGKKGESVKKMREESGARINISEGNCPERIITLAGPTTSIFKAFSMIIEKLEEDISTSMTNSTATSKPPVTMRLVVPASQCGSLIGKGGCKIKEIRESAGAQVQVAGDMLPNSTERAITVAGTPQSIIECVKQICVVMLESPPKGVTIPYRPKPSGSPVIFAGGQAYAVQGQHAIPQPDLTKLHQLAMQQSPFPIAHSNQGFQAGMDASAQTGSHELTIPNDLIGCIIGRQGAKINEIRQMSGAQIKIANPVEGSTDRQVTITGSHASISLAEYLINARLSSEATGLAAN; via the exons ATGGACTCAAGTTTGGTCGAAGGAGGACTTAATGTCACCTTAACCATCAGGCTACTCATGCATGGGAAG GAAGTTGGAAGCATCATTGGAAAG AAAGGAGAGTCGGTTaagaagatgagagaggag AGTGGCGCTCGCATAAACATCTCAGAGGGGAACTGTCCGGAGAGGATCATAACCCTCGCAGGGCCCACCACCTCCATTTTTAAAGCCTTCTCCATGATCATTGAGAAACTGGAGGAG GACATTAGCACCTCAATGACTAACAGTACAGCTACCAGCAAACCGCCGGTCACCATGCGCCTTGTTGTGCCTGCCAGCCAGTGTGGCTCGCTCATTGGCAAAGGTGGCTGCAAGATCAAGGAAATCAGAGAG TCAGCAGGAGCTCAGGTACAAGTAGCAGGGGACATGTTGCCCAACTCAACAGAGCGTGCCATCACCGTTGCAGGGACCCCACAGTCCATTATTGAGTGTGTCAAGCAGATCTGTGTCGTCATGCTTGAG tCTCCACCAAAGGGAGTGACCATCCCATACAGACCCAAACCCTCAGGCTCTCCAGTCATCTTTGCAGGTGGTCAG GCATACGCTGTCCAAGGGCAGCACGCCATTCCACAGCCTGAT CTCACCAAACTTCACCAGCTGGCCATGCAGCAGAGCCCCTTCCCCATTGCACATAGCAACCAGGGCTTCCAGG CTGGGATGGATGCCTCCGCAcaaactggctctcatgagcTGACCATTCCAAACGAT ctcattgGCTGCATCATTGGCCGTCAGGGCGCAAAGATCAATGAGATCCGTCAGATGTCAGGGGCTCAGATCAAGATTGCCAATCCTGTGGAGGGCTCAACTGACAGACAGGTCACCATCACTGGCTCCCATGCCAGTATCAGCCTGGCTGAGTACCTGATCAATGCCCG GCTGTCTTCTGAAGCTACTGGACTCGCAGCCAACTGA
- the LOC143326550 gene encoding poly(rC)-binding protein 2-like isoform X1 → MDSSLVEGGLNVTLTIRLLMHGKEVGSIIGKKGESVKKMREESGARINISEGNCPERIITLAGPTTSIFKAFSMIIEKLEEDISTSMTNSTATSKPPVTMRLVVPASQCGSLIGKGGCKIKEIRESAGAQVQVAGDMLPNSTERAITVAGTPQSIIECVKQICVVMLESPPKGVTIPYRPKPSGSPVIFAGGQAYAVQGQHAIPQPDVSEGPSLTKLHQLAMQQSPFPIAHSNQGFQAGMDASAQTGSHELTIPNDLIGCIIGRQGAKINEIRQMSGAQIKIANPVEGSTDRQVTITGSHASISLAEYLINARLSSEATGLAAN, encoded by the exons ATGGACTCAAGTTTGGTCGAAGGAGGACTTAATGTCACCTTAACCATCAGGCTACTCATGCATGGGAAG GAAGTTGGAAGCATCATTGGAAAG AAAGGAGAGTCGGTTaagaagatgagagaggag AGTGGCGCTCGCATAAACATCTCAGAGGGGAACTGTCCGGAGAGGATCATAACCCTCGCAGGGCCCACCACCTCCATTTTTAAAGCCTTCTCCATGATCATTGAGAAACTGGAGGAG GACATTAGCACCTCAATGACTAACAGTACAGCTACCAGCAAACCGCCGGTCACCATGCGCCTTGTTGTGCCTGCCAGCCAGTGTGGCTCGCTCATTGGCAAAGGTGGCTGCAAGATCAAGGAAATCAGAGAG TCAGCAGGAGCTCAGGTACAAGTAGCAGGGGACATGTTGCCCAACTCAACAGAGCGTGCCATCACCGTTGCAGGGACCCCACAGTCCATTATTGAGTGTGTCAAGCAGATCTGTGTCGTCATGCTTGAG tCTCCACCAAAGGGAGTGACCATCCCATACAGACCCAAACCCTCAGGCTCTCCAGTCATCTTTGCAGGTGGTCAG GCATACGCTGTCCAAGGGCAGCACGCCATTCCACAGCCTGATGTAAGTGAAGGGCCCTCT CTCACCAAACTTCACCAGCTGGCCATGCAGCAGAGCCCCTTCCCCATTGCACATAGCAACCAGGGCTTCCAGG CTGGGATGGATGCCTCCGCAcaaactggctctcatgagcTGACCATTCCAAACGAT ctcattgGCTGCATCATTGGCCGTCAGGGCGCAAAGATCAATGAGATCCGTCAGATGTCAGGGGCTCAGATCAAGATTGCCAATCCTGTGGAGGGCTCAACTGACAGACAGGTCACCATCACTGGCTCCCATGCCAGTATCAGCCTGGCTGAGTACCTGATCAATGCCCG GCTGTCTTCTGAAGCTACTGGACTCGCAGCCAACTGA
- the aaas gene encoding aladin isoform X1, which translates to MCSLALFPPPLPSGQTTLCEANNELLSGTTTTTTDDRLKQESSPLSLYFPRESLKLHSRTESSSKAAFLDHSETLWMRSAAAWRDGGFTGLLNEITNSHTEVPKWLSVSSACTLALLRKVSSFHSSLFPHLTLSSEDMIAEFSQVLNWSDCVVRAFAWHPHTDKFAVALLDDSIKIYNPKSATTPTLKHRLQRSVAAVQWKPLCASALAVACQNCLLVWHVDPCSLSTRPSSGCAQVLSHPGHSPVTSIAWSPSGSLLVSASPMDTAMMVWDVASESCVPLKRVGGGGVSFLSWSPDGSHVLASTPSALFRVWETRMWTCERWPCVKGRCQSGCWSPDGSRLLFSVQGEMVIYALTFTDAPAGVPTITSKGPPAAAVVADLSETTFSTPDGDIVVGGEIQSLAWDPTGERLAVLLKGDPQAADRPAIIAVFKTRTSPIFELLPCGFVQGEPDAEPRLMQFHPNFQHGALLTVCWSSGRITHVPFYFLSAAVPHFGLSGSPLLPRPRAKPTDFANQSLFTELMS; encoded by the exons ATGTGCTCTCTGGCGTTGTTTCCTCCTCCGCTGCCCTCCGGACAGACCACCCTGTGCGAGGCCAACAACGAGCTGCTATCGggaaccaccaccaccaccaccgacGACCGACTGAAACAG gagTCCAGTCCCCTGAGTTTGTATTTCCCCCGAGAGTCTCTGAAGCTCCACAGTcgcacagaaagcagcagcaaggCTGCCTTCCTGGACCACTCTGAAACACTGTGGATGAGGAGTGCAGCAGCATG GAGGGATGGTGGTTTCACAGGGCTCCTCAATGAAATTACCAACTCACATACAGAGG TGCCAAAATGGCTGTCAGTGAGTTCTGCTTGTACGCTGGCGTTGCTCCGAAAGGTCTCTTCCTTCCACAGCTCCCTGTTTCCTCACCTCACC TTGAGCAGTGAGGACATGATTGCTGAGTTTTCACAGGTGCTGAACTG GTCTGATTGTGTGGTGCGAGCCTTTGCCTGGCATCCTCATACAGATAAATTTGCTGTAGCCCTACTGGATGATTCCATTAAGATCTACAACCCCAAAAG cgcCACAACCCCAACACTGAAGCACCGTCTGCAGAGGAGTGTTGCAGCTGTGCAGTGGAAGCCGCTGTGTGCGTCTGCCCTCGCTGTCGCGTGTCAAAACTGTTTACTGGTCTGGCATGTGGACCCCTGCTCGCTGTCGACCAG GCCTTCATCAGGCTGTGCTCAAGTTTTGTCTCATCCCGGGCACTCCCCCGTCACTTCCATCGCCTGGTCTCCCAGTGGATCTCTGCTCGTGTCCGCCTCGCCTATGGACACTGCAATGATG GTTTGGGATGTAGCTTCTGAAAGCTGTGTGCCACTGAAGCGTGTTGGAGGAGGTGGGGTCAGCTTCCTGTCCTGGTCCCCTGATGGCAGCCATGTCCTGGCTTCTACACCATCTGCTCTTTTCAG GGTTTGGGAGACCAGGATGTGGACCTGTGAGCGTTGGCCATGCGTGAAAGGCCGCTGCCAG TCTGGCTGTTGGAGTCCAGATGGGAGTCGACTCCTCTTCAGCGTACAGGGAGAGATGGTCATCTACGCTCTGACCTTCACTGATGCACCAG CAGGCGTTCCTACGATCACATCAAAGGGGCCAccggcagcagcagtggtggccGACCTATCAGAGACAACCTTTAGCACACCAGATGGAGACATCGT TGTTGGTGGAGAGATCCAGTCTTTAGCCTGGGACCCAACAGGAGAGAGGCTTGCAGTGCTTCTCAAAG GTGATCCACAGGCAGCCGACAGACCGGCAATCATCGCTGTGTTTAAGACAAGAACCAGCCCCATTTTTGAGCTTCTGCCATG TGGTTTTGTTCAAGGGGAGCCCGACGCAGAGCCAAGACTGATGCAGTTCCACCCAAATTTCCAACACGGGGCTCTGCTCACTGTG tGTTGGTCCAGTGGAAGAATTACCCACGTGCCTTTCTACTTCCTGAGCGCTGCTGTTCCGCACTTTGGCCTCAGTGGCAGTCCGTTACTGCCACGGCCTCGAGCGAAGCCCACAGACTTTGCCAATCAGTCGCTCTTTACAGAGCTCATGTCTTAA
- the aaas gene encoding aladin isoform X2: protein MCSLALFPPPLPSGQTTLCEANNELLSGTTTTTTDDRLKQESSPLSLYFPRESLKLHSRTESSSKAAFLDHSETLWMRSAAAWRDGGFTGLLNEITNSHTEVPKWLSVSSACTLALLRKVSSFHSSLFPHLTLSSEDMIAEFSQVLNWSDCVVRAFAWHPHTDKFAVALLDDSIKIYNPKSATTPTLKHRLQRSVAAVQWKPLCASALAVACQNCLLVWHVDPCSLSTRPSSGCAQVLSHPGHSPVTSIAWSPSGSLLVSASPMDTAMMVWDVASESCVPLKRVGGGGVSFLSWSPDGSHVLASTPSALFRVWETRMWTCERWPCVKGRCQSGCWSPDGSRLLFSVQGEMVIYALTFTDAPGVPTITSKGPPAAAVVADLSETTFSTPDGDIVVGGEIQSLAWDPTGERLAVLLKGDPQAADRPAIIAVFKTRTSPIFELLPCGFVQGEPDAEPRLMQFHPNFQHGALLTVCWSSGRITHVPFYFLSAAVPHFGLSGSPLLPRPRAKPTDFANQSLFTELMS, encoded by the exons ATGTGCTCTCTGGCGTTGTTTCCTCCTCCGCTGCCCTCCGGACAGACCACCCTGTGCGAGGCCAACAACGAGCTGCTATCGggaaccaccaccaccaccaccgacGACCGACTGAAACAG gagTCCAGTCCCCTGAGTTTGTATTTCCCCCGAGAGTCTCTGAAGCTCCACAGTcgcacagaaagcagcagcaaggCTGCCTTCCTGGACCACTCTGAAACACTGTGGATGAGGAGTGCAGCAGCATG GAGGGATGGTGGTTTCACAGGGCTCCTCAATGAAATTACCAACTCACATACAGAGG TGCCAAAATGGCTGTCAGTGAGTTCTGCTTGTACGCTGGCGTTGCTCCGAAAGGTCTCTTCCTTCCACAGCTCCCTGTTTCCTCACCTCACC TTGAGCAGTGAGGACATGATTGCTGAGTTTTCACAGGTGCTGAACTG GTCTGATTGTGTGGTGCGAGCCTTTGCCTGGCATCCTCATACAGATAAATTTGCTGTAGCCCTACTGGATGATTCCATTAAGATCTACAACCCCAAAAG cgcCACAACCCCAACACTGAAGCACCGTCTGCAGAGGAGTGTTGCAGCTGTGCAGTGGAAGCCGCTGTGTGCGTCTGCCCTCGCTGTCGCGTGTCAAAACTGTTTACTGGTCTGGCATGTGGACCCCTGCTCGCTGTCGACCAG GCCTTCATCAGGCTGTGCTCAAGTTTTGTCTCATCCCGGGCACTCCCCCGTCACTTCCATCGCCTGGTCTCCCAGTGGATCTCTGCTCGTGTCCGCCTCGCCTATGGACACTGCAATGATG GTTTGGGATGTAGCTTCTGAAAGCTGTGTGCCACTGAAGCGTGTTGGAGGAGGTGGGGTCAGCTTCCTGTCCTGGTCCCCTGATGGCAGCCATGTCCTGGCTTCTACACCATCTGCTCTTTTCAG GGTTTGGGAGACCAGGATGTGGACCTGTGAGCGTTGGCCATGCGTGAAAGGCCGCTGCCAG TCTGGCTGTTGGAGTCCAGATGGGAGTCGACTCCTCTTCAGCGTACAGGGAGAGATGGTCATCTACGCTCTGACCTTCACTGATGCACCAG GCGTTCCTACGATCACATCAAAGGGGCCAccggcagcagcagtggtggccGACCTATCAGAGACAACCTTTAGCACACCAGATGGAGACATCGT TGTTGGTGGAGAGATCCAGTCTTTAGCCTGGGACCCAACAGGAGAGAGGCTTGCAGTGCTTCTCAAAG GTGATCCACAGGCAGCCGACAGACCGGCAATCATCGCTGTGTTTAAGACAAGAACCAGCCCCATTTTTGAGCTTCTGCCATG TGGTTTTGTTCAAGGGGAGCCCGACGCAGAGCCAAGACTGATGCAGTTCCACCCAAATTTCCAACACGGGGCTCTGCTCACTGTG tGTTGGTCCAGTGGAAGAATTACCCACGTGCCTTTCTACTTCCTGAGCGCTGCTGTTCCGCACTTTGGCCTCAGTGGCAGTCCGTTACTGCCACGGCCTCGAGCGAAGCCCACAGACTTTGCCAATCAGTCGCTCTTTACAGAGCTCATGTCTTAA